The DNA window ATATTTTAAGGATATGCAAGAGAATTACGAAATACGGAAGTGGGTGTTAAAAACAACAGGACAGTTTCATAAGACAGGGACAACAACTATTTTAAACTGTGAAGCTGCTAatggtttaaacattttttttcctgaaTATTATTTGCTTATAACCGAGCCTGAAATAAAAAGATTTGGATACCTACGTTTTtggaattactttttatttattcataatatctttttatattttcatgctttgtttctttacagaaaaagaaaatttaaagaagCTTTTGATCGTTTAGCCATCCATCTTGATTAATTCAAGAATCTACGgcgagaaaaaacaaaacaaaacgaaccaTCGTTTTTCGTGTCTTTTCTTATCTCCGTGAATTTCAAAACTAAAAGTTtcgtttgaaaaatatattttttacgtCATGGAATTATATTACTTTATCCTCAGTTGGATAAACTGGTATTAAATTTTTTGATTCTCAGCGAATTTGTTTCTTTCCTTGTTTCGAGTTACGGGAATATATCTAAAAGGtggtttaaacatatttttagaaaGTGAATCTTATTTATCAGATTTTCGAcgtaaaaataaggaaataatgtTGTTACTTTAGAGCATACTTATTAACTAGAATATAGACACTATGGCGACCTTGGCTAACCCTCAAAGACCTAACGATTCTAACATAACGGACACTAATATGATGACAGATATTTTCGGACCTGATTACCATCGAACGGTTCGCATTGTTATCATTGCTGTAATGATAGTCGTTTCCTTGTTGGGAAATGCGATAGTTTGTTGGCAACTTCTCGTCTCTAGATGGCGTCGCCATTCGAAACCTAAAGTACTCTTCCTTAACCTCGCTGTTGCTGACCTATTAGTTACCATGGTGACCATGACATCTCAGATAGTGTGGGAAGTAATGGGAAGATTATGGATAGCTGGTGATGTCTTCTGTCGCTTCTTCAAGTTGCTTCAAACATTTGCACTCGTGTCTTCTACCTACGTGTTAGTCAGTATTGCCCTGGATCGTTATTATGCCATAATACACCCTCTAAGGCCGCATGTCCCTAAATGGAAGCTTGCCTTGATGGCCTGGGGGGCCTCCCTGCTTCCCTCACTTCCCAATGTTTACATTTTTCGTGAAGTTCAAATTGACGAGAACCAGTCCTTCTGCAGTTCCCTCTTCTACACTGGGAAGTTTCCGCAGTTTTATCGCCAGCTCTACatgagttttgtatttttaactgttttcataATTCCGTTTTGCCTTCTAGTAGCACTTTACTCACGTATTTTACTAGAAATATGGCGTCAGTCGTCTTCCATGAAGAAATGTCAGCAGACAGTGTCGTCACTTCCACGTGCAAAAATTAAGACGTTAAAGATGACGATGGCCATCTTTGTTGCCTTCATAGTAACAAATCTTCCATACGTCATCCAGGAAATGGTACTAGCTTTCGGAAATCCTGAAATTTTGAACAAGAATATAATAGCGTTGTTTGGAGTCATCTCAGCTAGTAATAGCGCCATTAATCCTTACATATACTTGACATTTCATTCCAAACTAGGTGCGTGGAATCGCTTCACCTCAtgtttgaaaactgttaaaaatagcAGCGTATCCAGAATCCAAACTTGGCA is part of the Tachypleus tridentatus isolate NWPU-2018 chromosome 4, ASM421037v1, whole genome shotgun sequence genome and encodes:
- the LOC143248377 gene encoding cardioacceleratory peptide receptor-like — its product is MATLANPQRPNDSNITDTNMMTDIFGPDYHRTVRIVIIAVMIVVSLLGNAIVCWQLLVSRWRRHSKPKVLFLNLAVADLLVTMVTMTSQIVWEVMGRLWIAGDVFCRFFKLLQTFALVSSTYVLVSIALDRYYAIIHPLRPHVPKWKLALMAWGASLLPSLPNVYIFREVQIDENQSFCSSLFYTGKFPQFYRQLYMSFVFLTVFIIPFCLLVALYSRILLEIWRQSSSMKKCQQTVSSLPRAKIKTLKMTMAIFVAFIVTNLPYVIQEMVLAFGNPEILNKNIIALFGVISASNSAINPYIYLTFHSKLGAWNRFTSCLKTVKNSSVSRIQTWHSRLSYRNTSITSHSTRNSANVFKVPHKTEFESIQLTVIANYSPPTKSAKLV